Sequence from the Pecten maximus chromosome 8, xPecMax1.1, whole genome shotgun sequence genome:
GGGTGAAGTACGTGTGCATATTTTAAACCTGTGTCACGATTGGTAAGTATGCTACACTAGTATTGAGGTAAATGGTAAACCTGTGTCACGTTTGGTAAGTATGCTACACTAGTATTAAGGTAAATGGTAAACCTGTGTCACGATTGGTAAGTATGCTACACTAATATTGAGGTAAATGGTAAACCTGTGTCATGATTGGTAAGTATGCTACACTAATATTGAGGTAAATGGTAAACCTGTGTCACGTTTGGTAAGTATGCTACACTAGTATTAAGGTTAATGGTAAACCTGTGTCACGATTGGTAAGTACGCAAACATAGGATTCAGGATAATGGTAAACCTGTGTCACGATTGGTAAGTATGCAAACATAGGATTCAGGATAATGGTAAACCTGTGTCAAGATTGTTAAGTATGCTACACCTGTATTCAGGAAAATGGTAAACCTGTGTCACTAATTGTAAGTATACTACACAAGTATTTAGGATAATGATAGACATGTGAGACTTAAAGTCCACAACCAGAACATAGATATAGATGAATCTACGGCAATTCACATGAAACATGCATGTATGTAGTTATAGACAAGCTGTAGCTATAGAAATTTCTAGGAGTGATTTGTCTTTGCTAAGCTACTTTCAAAGTTAGCTGGAATGAAGGTTACCTGTGTAAAATATTTTAGTAGTcgcatataaatatatatatagttgcatgaacatatatcaaattgataaaGGAATATACGACTTAAaaagtatttttctttttacataCTAGAATGCCTCCTTTCTTTTAGTCTGATGTATATCTTCTCaatatttacttaaaatattacttgaattttgtgttttttcctctattctttttaacaaaaatatgtgATAATTGTTTTTGCATCCAATGTTCTGTCAGTTTCAAGGGTCGTCATCACTGTTTCGGTATATTGTCCATGAATCAGCTGGGTAAGGGAGTCGTGGAGACCAGCTGTATTAGCTGCACAACTAACTAACGAGCTTCATGACGTTTACATACATGTGAAATTGGAAACAAAAAATAATCGTAAGTATTTGTAAATGTCGTTCAGTTCAGTTTCAGCATGAAGAAAtaataatgtcataacaaaatagTATATGTCTTTCAAAAAGAGTGTACAATTTAACTTTGGAACAATAGCCTTTGAAGTATATTCTGTTTTTCGCAATTTATCTTTTGATTTATTTGGGTAATTTGGATTCTGTTTCATCTTatcatttcttttatttcatttcaaagatATACATATATCGGGGAAAACTCATTCATATAAGAAATGTCAATACTTCATAATGCTTGATTAATATGTGACTTGCATTATGTAAGCACGTATTCAATGAATAAAATACACGTACTaaaacaataacacataataCATGACGTCACGTCACGCTATATATTGGTGATGTTTCACGAGTTATACACGAATCTTATActcacattaaaaaaaacaaataaaaaaaccccaaaaacgtAGCCTGGGTGACACAGAGGTAACACATTGCCTTTCAACTCTCGCGCGTTTCAATCCGGACCATCAAGAATGATTGATGTAACTTAATGCAACTTGTTTCACAATCGTTGTAAAATtaataatgtttttaatatgagaaaaaaaaaccgttTAAAACTTTAATCGTTATTCATGCATTTAGGAATGTATTCATGGTATTCTTTACCATTTCAGCTACAATATATAGTGTGCCCGTATAGATGGAAAAGTTTGGCAGAATGTATTAGTTATTTTACGCCGATTGATTGTATTTCATGCTGTTGTTTACCTACAACTGATAAAACTGAAAAGAATGGTTAGCTAAAGATAATGGACGTTTTCTGaacttattttgatatttaactcagatttatttttattttacagcaatAATGAAACCAATCATAAACTGGTGCTCATACGTTTTGCTGGCTAAGATGGAAGCGCACAGGTGATATTAATATGAGAATGTGCGAGAAAAACCCACGTGGTTGGGAAGGTGACATTATTCTTTTTAATTATGTCATCACTTCTAGTAATATAGCTTCTCTGCTACGGGAACCATTATAGTTTTTACTGTGTAAATAAATGTAAcctatcatatatttttttacttaaCTTATTGTTTCAGTTTATGATGTCAAATCTATGTcatgaaacattttctttgagTGGGTAAGTATACATTTTGATAGGCTTTGGTTTATCACCACCAGCATTCAATTTTTAGCATCACATTTCGATGATTACACAATATGAATTTCATCACAAAAATATGCATGACGTTTCGGTTATTACACACTATAACTTTCATCATATCATAAAAAGAATAAGTGTGTCGGTTCGGTTGCTACGTAGTGCTTTGATAATTACACATTTTCACCTTTATCAGAAAAAGAATAAGCGTGGCGTTTCGGTGACTCCGGTCTGTTACATTCATCAAAAATGAATAAGCATGACGATTCAGTGACTGCCAATTGTGACCttcataagaaaaaaaatcgtaaaCGTATCGTTAACTACACTCTGTTACCTTCACAAGAAAAGAGGAATAAATGTGACTTTCCGAGGATAAGCGTGACGTGTGGGTGACTTCGTAATATCCCCTTCATCAGAAAAGGGGGAACAAAACGTGTTGTTTCGTTTACTTTGCATTCTCATCTTTATCAGGAAAAAGACTGTTGTTTCAGTTACCACGTGATGTCACCTTAATGAGGAAAAGTATGAAGTTTCGGTGATTACGTTTTGTCATCTtcataagaaaaataataagtGTGATGTTTCGGTGAAGACTGATGGCGGTTCAATCAGAATATACGCATTTACTTTTAATTAATCtaatatcaattaattgattgaATCATGGTGGTCATATGCATCGTTCCTTATTTAATGTATGCTAAGGCTTGCTCTATCGGACTTCCTTTTGAATCACCAAACTGGTCCCCAGCGTCATTGAcaagttctagaaggacgaaacagctgtataatgctATTTGATCTTGCTGTATGATGCTCAATATATCGTTAAgcataaatttatattttaagtcATATTTACTTAAACGTTTTTTATGCAATTCCTTATATGATAAAATTGTCCAAAGCAGAAAATACAATGACAGTTTGTTCAAAACCTATAAATACAATGACAGTTTGAATAAAGCTTGTATATACAAATGGCAGTTTTCCCGAAAACTGTGAAAACAGTGTCAGTTCGTCCATATTATCTGaatacagtgtcagtttgtCCAAAGCCTCTTTATACAATGGTAGTTTGTTCAAAGTATGTGAATACAATGAAAGCTTGTACAAAGCCTGCGATGCAGTCAGTTGCTCCAAAGCCTGTGGATAAAATAGTTTTTGGTCCAAAGCTTGTGaatacaatgacaatttgtcCAAAGCTTGTGAATACAATAACAGTTTGTCCAAATCCTATGAATACAGTGGCAGTTTGTCCTTAGATTGGGAATGCAATGGCAGTTTGTCTAAAGTTTGTGAATGCCATGGCAGTTTGACTAAAGCTTTATATACAATGATGATTTGTTCAAAGCATGTGAATACAATGCAAGTTTGTCCAAAGCGTGTGACTGCAATATATGTATACGTCTTTACCTGTCTAACTGCCTGCGAAAATCGAATAATGTATCTTTACTGAAGCAGGGTTTTCATACAAATCCAAAAGCCTTCCTCCCTGAGGAAATGATTTCTCTTTTTCAGgatattaaagatatttttatcaatcaaatatttaaacttATTTTTAGGGGAAAAACACTATGAGACAATTGCTCAAGTGAAATAGGCTACGCGACCATTTTTTTGAAAAGACAAAATAAGCAATCTTTTCACTATGTGTATTCACATCTTATCTCTATATAATTTCAATTCACACTCTAAGACTAATAAGATGTGTATCAAACAACCAATTCTTCATACTTTTAATGCAAATGTGTATATAGTCCGATGAAGACAGGCAGGTAGCAAAGAAGCAATTTCTTGTATTCGTGAAGTCAGCCATAAATTCTTGATGTTTTCTTGTATCACGTTCAATCATTATTAGTAAAAGTAAATAATCGGAAGGTTATGTcaaatttatgtttaaaatatacaGCGTAAAGCTGACGTTGTAACGCATTGCAAGCTTTCACTTTCGGTTTATAATTAAGATTGAAACGCTCCCATGGGGTATCCCTGTACCACGCCAATGAGAATGGAGATAAATCGGACTATATCTAATATGATATCTTAGATAAAATCCATCAAAGTAAGTCATCTAATTTTGTTCAACTGACGACAATTGACAAAGAAAACTACTATGGAAATACTATGGTAAAATCTTTCCTAAAAGATACAGTTATTATGTATAGGTGTATTGGATTTATGTAACAAATACAAACTTTGTATTTTGCTTTATCAGCTTCCTACGTAAACTTGGATTCAATGAGACGCACATCCCAACAATACACCAAAGAGGGACCGTGGTGTTCCGACGGTATGTAATACACATATTCGGTAAGGATCAATTATTTCTCTGGATGTCATGTGCTACGTTTAATCGAATAATTGCAACAGTTACaatgatgaaatgaaatttgaaactATTTTGATTGAATCAAATACCACTCAAGTAACCGAAGCATAACAACTTTAATAGATATGAGTATCATGCTGATATCCTTCAATATTCTAACATTTTTATCCCATTTCATCTTATTAAATTCCCTTTTGACCTCTCCTTTATCACTTACAGGTCCCAGAGGGACGAAGCAGATATATGATCCAGTGTTTATCTCACGTGCGACAGAGTTGCAGAGCGAAACATAGGTATTACTTTTCCAGCTGTGGCGGcgtcaacatttttgtttactaTTAAATTATTACACAACTACAAGAGATATCATCACCAACCTGCTCTATAGTTATGTACAAGCTAGGGCATATCAACGAAACTTGCCACCAGCCCCTAAGTGtgtttttattaagaattgctATGTttaattctaatactagattaccCCCCTGCTTAAAACTTAAAAGCAAACATATCCTACTGGCCAAATTCTTAAAGCtcaatttaatttttgatatcttaatattctagagacatgGGGCCAGTTTACATCTCAGCATATGTTTTCTATCATAATTTTAGCCTTTACTTGACAGTTAATTATCAAAGCAATGCTTATGTTGTCTGTTTAGCGGGTTTTGTATTCATATGATTAactattaattaattgtacaattttaaagTTCCAGTTAAGAGGGATTTCTGCCTGTTTAATTCCATTTACAGTTTAAAGTTAATTGGATAATTCCGTTTACAGTTTAATTTCTTCTAAGCACATGTGCTGTCATAACTAAAaatgggatatagtcttacaTATGTGCCTGATCATCCTAACAAACATTTCAGATTCTGAATTTTGTCCTAAATTCACCATTGATTCGATTTTGAGAAGCTGGGAGATAAGAGATATATTATTACATGCAATTCTTGGATATTCCTTATACGACACTTAACTGTGATATCCATATCTAGACAATCCGTATTAAGTGTTTTGTTTGAAATACTTTAGTTATGTTACAACGTTTTGTGACACACGCCCAGTTTCTTGATAACTGTCACGTTATGCAAGTGCCTTGTGAGATTCTGTGATTTTAGCTCTGATGATAAATGATTGTATGATAGATAAAAGAACACACTATCGAATGCTCGTCTTTTATTAACTACagatacaaacaaaaaacatgaaagACGTTGAATTGGGTAGATTAATATCCTCCACCTGGAACATAAAATATAGTAATTAgttgtttgaaatgatttttatatACGGATGCTGCTGTATGTTTTTCGCTTATTATATTATGTAGATTAGACGAAAAGAGTTGTATCAATCAAAAAGCATTAAATGGACATCTGTCAATTATGTTTTTTAATACTAAGAAAAATTAAGGCGTATAAGAACACTTTCAGGTAGAAATGTTTCATATgttattaattgttttattttttaatcataaaatgaaaataagcaTACCCATGCCTCCTTTTCCGCCTCCCATTCCACCTCCCATTCCTCCGTTTCCTCCTCCAATGCCACCGAAGGGTCCACCTCCAATTCCACTTCCCATTCCTCCGTTTCCTCCTCCAATGCCACCGAAGGGTCCACCTCCAATTCCACCTCCCATTCCTCCCTTTCCGCCTCCTATTCCTCCGAAGGGTCCGCCTCCCATTCCACCTCCCATTCCTCCGTTTCCTCCTCCCATTCCATTGAAGGGACCGCCTCCCATACCACCGCCCATACCTCCGTTCCCACCTCCCATTCCGCCGGATGGTCCGCCTCCCATTCCACCTCCCATTCCTCCGTTTCCTCCTCCCATTCCACCGAAGGGTCCACCTCCCATTCCACCTCCCATTCCTCCGTTTCCTCCTCCCATTCCACCGAAGGGTCCGCCTCCCATTCCACTTCCCATTCCTCCTTTTCCGCCTCCCATTCCGCCGAAGGAACCGCCACCCATTCCTCCGTTTCCTCCACCCATTCCTCCGAAGGGTCCACCTCCCATGCCACTTCCCATTCCTCCTTTTCCTCCTCCCATTCCGCCAAAGGGACCGCCTCCCATTCCTCCGTTTCCTCCACCCATTCCTCCGTTTCCACCACCCATTCCTCCGAAGGGACCACCTCCCATACCACCTCCCATGCCTCCTTTTCCGCCTCCCATGCCACTTCCCATTCCTCCGAAGGGACCACCTCCCATTCCCCCGAAGGGTCCGCCGCCCATTCCACCAAATGGACCTCCTCCCATACTGCTTCCCATTCCACCTTTTCCACTCGTGCCTCCGAATCCTCCTCCGTTCATACCTCCCATTCCACCTGAGGGACCTCCTCCCATGCCTCCTCCCATACTTCCGGAACCACCTCCATATGTACCTGCACGAGTAATTTGCCTTTGATAAAATGCTAGAACGCATAATATGTGTGTTCTGTTTCATTGAGATAaacaaatatagaaaatattcaaaaaaaataaaagaaatataaatatatatatgttaatatttatcCAATTTCGGGAGAGGGGATCGGCCGGTCAATTTCAAATGAACAAACTCTCGGAATTTGTAATGTTAGACATGAGACTTTATTCCTTAGGTTTAGATAAATCTATCTCGCTCAAAGGATTATTTATAGCTTAGAAAGAGGTTGGCCATTGTTTCCAGATCATATATATGCATCCTTAGTAAAAGGACAGGAATCTTGTATTACTATCTATCTGATTAAATGCTTTATTCTAGTAGCAAAAATGTAACGCTTTACTTTTTGCATAAACTTGTTTTATAACAAAGAGGCTGAATAGAGAAGTAGAAAGAGCATATGAAGTCTTTGGAATGACaaatatattatcttatatGATTGGCTATGTCACCTGgcttttttaatcaaataaatatctTGAACGATTTTAATAAATTCCTTATAGCAATACCAGCAAATTATTTCCACATCATACATCCGAATTTCAACTAGGAtggtatattgtttttttctatagGAACACTCATGCGACGCCATTTACTAACTAATAACCTCTGTTAACAAATGTGTTATTACACATGT
This genomic interval carries:
- the LOC117332214 gene encoding glycine-rich cell wall structural protein-like gives rise to the protein MNVLIFIFKEKDLTKAMFTQLLLVLGLTAVYCYDAGDGILWKSDGFHSRAIRSVRQWMPNNDHQMAMMQRMNNARTLSWQPGAFHGNGHVQRMQNRPYWISRVYPVPFNAQAMRMSSGRAPFQWRPNIPNGRFQFQMMSPWSAGQRLPTMNTPWQPVQPSQNQMFWNPPSMQRFPMMMTLSEVSAYFRYGRYKYTCLDLQRHHSPEYIDAKLSQLFQHIRMNTYICLASCLIVAVSTAGTYGGGSGSMGGGMGGGPSGGMGGMNGGGFGGTSGKGGMGSSMGGGPFGGMGGGPFGGMGGGPFGGMGSGMGGGKGGMGGGMGGGPFGGMGGGNGGMGGGNGGMGGGPFGGMGGGKGGMGSGMGGGPFGGMGGGNGGMGGGSFGGMGGGKGGMGSGMGGGPFGGMGGGNGGMGGGMGGGPFGGMGGGNGGMGGGMGGGPSGGMGGGNGGMGGGMGGGPFNGMGGGNGGMGGGMGGGPFGGIGGGKGGMGGGIGGGPFGGIGGGNGGMGSGIGGGPFGGIGGGNGGMGGGMGGGKGGMGGGY